In Rhizobium sp. BG4, the genomic stretch GACGCCGCTTGCGGATGTGAAGGTGGTGATCCTCGGGCAGGATCCCTATCACGGTCTCGGCCAGGCCCACGGGCTCTGCTTCAGCGTGCGCCCCGGCATGCGTATCCCGCCGTCGCTCGTCAATATCTACAAGGAAATGGTAAGCGACCTCGGCATCGAGCGCGCCCGCCATGGCTTCCTCGAACATTGGGCCAAGCAGGGCGTGCTGCTCCTGAACAGCGTGCTGACGGTCGAGGAATCACAGGCCGCCTCGCATCAGGGCAAGGGCTGGGAACAGTTCACCGATGCGGTGATCCGCAGGGTCAACGGGGAATGCCAGAATGTCGTCTTCATCCTCTGGGGCTCCTATGCGCAGCGCAAGGCAGCCTTCGTCGACACGTCCCGGCATCTGGTGCTGAAGGCGCCGCATCCGTCGCCGCTTTCGGCGCATAACGGCTTTTTCGGCAGCAAGCCGTTCTCGAAGACCAATGCCTATCTGCAGTCCCATGGGCGGACGCCGATCGATTGGGCACTGCCGCCAAACCCGCAGGACGGCTAGATTTTCTGAACGCGGGTCTTTTGTCGTTCAACAATTGGAGACAATGCGTGTCGATCTGCGGGGCTATTCCTGCGGCGGATGAAGGATCATCTATCACCCATCGAAAGCCCGCCGATGCGGGCAAGAAAGGGGTTTTCCATGTTGAACCAGATCAAGGGCCTGCACCACGTCACGTCGATGGCTGAGGATGCCCGCACCAACAACACCTTCTTCACCGATGCGCTCGGCCTGCGCCGTGTCAAGAAGACCGTCAACTTCGACGCGCCCGATGTCTATCACCTCTACTATGGTGACGAGACCGGCTCGCCGGGCACGATCATGACCTACTTCCCGTTCCCGAAGATGCCGAAGGGCCGTCCGGGCACCGGTGAAGTCGGCACCACCGTATTCTCCATCCCGGAAGGCTCGATCGGCTTCTGGAGCGATCGCCTGACGAAGCTGAATGCCGATGGCCTGAAGACCGAAGAGAGCTTCGGTGAGAAGCGGCTGAACTTCGCCGGTCCTGACGGCGACGGCTTTGCGCTTGTCGAGGTCAAGGACGATGCCCGCCAGCCCTGGACGCATGGCGGCATTTCCGAGGACCACGCGATCCGCGGTTTCCACTCGGTCGCCATGCGCCTGCGTGACGATGGCGCCACTTCGGAACTCCTGAAGTTCATGGGCTATGACGTCCAAGACGAGAAGGACGGCGTCAAGCGGCTGATCATGCCCGGCGGCAACGGTGCGCATCTGATCGACCTCGAGACGATGCCGAGCATTTCCCGCGCGCTTCCGGGCGCCGGTTCTGTCCACCATGTCGCCTTCGCCGTCGAGAACCGCGAAAAGCAGCTCGAGGTGCGCAAGGCGCTGATGGATACCGGATACCAGGTGACGCCTGTTATCGACCGCGATTACTTCTGGGCGATCTATTTCCGTACGCCGGGCGGCGTGCTGTTCGAGATCGCCACCAACGAACCCGGCTTCGACCGTGACGAGGATACCGCTCATCTCGGCGAGGCGCTGAAGCTGCCGCAGCAGCACGCGCATCTGCGTAACCTGATCGAGCAGCATCTGCCGCCGCTCGAAGCCTAACGGGAGAACAGCAATGGCTGATAAGTCTTATGTGCACCGGCTGCATGCCGGTGCACCCGGAAAGCCTATTCTCTTCGTGCTTCACGGCACGGGGGGCGACGAGAACCAGTTCTTCGAATTCGGGCGGCGCCTGCTGCCCGAAGCGACGATCGTCTCGCCGCGCGGCGATATCTCCGAACACGGTGCCGCCCGCTTCTTCAAGCGCACCGGCGAGGGCGTCTACGATATGGAAGACCTTGCCCGGGCGACGGAGAAGATGGCCGCTTATGTCAAGGATCTGACCGTCGACCACGGCGCGTCGCAAATCCTCGGCCTCGGCTTCTCGAATGGCGCCAACATTCTTGCCAATGTGCTGATCGAGAAGGGCCTCATCGATGCCTCGGTGCTGATGCATCCGCTGATCCCGTTCCAGCCGAAGCCCAATCCGGAGCTTGCCGGGCGCCGGGTGCTGATCACCGCCGGCCAGCGCGACCCGATCTGTCCGGTGCCGCTGACCGAGGCGCTTGCCGCCTATTTCGAAACCGAAAAGGCCAAGGTGACGACGGAATGGCATGCGGGCGGCCACGATATCCGGCCGAACGAGATCGACGCCATCAGGACATTCTTCGAGCCGTATTTTTAGGCTCTAGCGAAAATAGGGCGGCCGCTTTTCCGAAGGCGGCTGCTCCGGCATTTCGAGCCAGCGGGCGGCCGAGAAATAGGCCCGCGTGCGGACCTGCGGGCCGGGTGCGGCCTTCATGGCGATGATGAAGTTGAAGCTGTTGTCGCTCGTCGTTTCGCGAGCGAAGCTGATGCTGGCGCCGAAGCTTTCCTCCTTCGCATCCTTCAAATCGCGGATCGCGGCCAGCATGGCGGAGAAATCCTGCCAGTGCGGCTGGGCAAGCAGCGTCTCGAAAATCCGCATCGCTGCCGGATCGAGCTTGCCTGCCGTATCCGTTTCCGGGCCGACCAGCTTTGCCCGCATATTGGCGATCGCGCCGGTGCGGTCGCCACGGATGATCACGAAGACGGAACTCAGCGGCTTTTCCGCATCCTGCTTGTAGATCTGTTGGAAGGTGCATTCGAAGGTGTCGCCGCTCATGGCGGCAGCGCGCCAGGGCGTCGTCTCGATGCCTGCCTTGCGCAAGGCCTCGCAGATCGCCGGTCCCGTTGTCCACCATGTCCGGAAAAATGCGGCCGCGAGCTCATCGACCGGCGCTTCCATCAGCCGCGGATCGTGCTCGATGCTTGCGAGCACCGGCTTTACCGGCGGGCGCGGTCTTGGCGGCGGCGGGGAGGTGCGGGGCAGCGCCGCCACCGGTTTGGGCTTCTCGAAACTGTAGCCCAGCCGTTCGGCGAGGCCGCGCAGGTGGCGCATGTCGTTCGAGAGCAGAACGGTGCCGCCGATGAGAGAGAGCGAGAGGGCAAGCATCAGCCACAGCACCAGGCCGCGTCTGCGGCGTGCCGGCGGGGTCTTCATTCCCTGGCCTGTCGTGTCGGTTGCCAACGTCGTTTCCAAACCTGATGCGGCGCATCTTAGGCGTGCAGAGCGCGTTTCGTAACGGTAAAGATAAAACGAAAAGCCAAAGGAAATAACGAAAATTCTACTGAGGCCGCGCAGAGCCTATTCAAAAAAGCGATAAAGCATTCTGCGATCACGAAAACGCGCTTATTTCAGCGGCCTGGCGCTTCCGATTTGTTAAGTAATTTTCTTGAGATTGTTACAGCGTTGTTTCATGATAATTGCGGCACGAAGTTCTTCGCGCCGTGCCTTATGGCGATCGATGCTTGATCGCTTCAGTCATGAACATGTTTCTTCGTACGGGGCGGGGATGCTGGGAAAGCTAGACTTTAGCTTTTCTTCATGTTGCGCTTTGCGGGTTTGCAGCAGAGTTGGTTAGGGAAGTTGCATGAATTCGGAGTTTGCGGTTCGCCCCATGCGGCCGGGCGAGTTGGAGCTTGTGCTTGAATGGGCCCGTCAGGAAGGCTGGAATCCGGGCCTCGACGATTCCCTCGCGTTTCATGATGCAGATCCTTCCGGCTTTTTCGTCGGCGCTGTCGGGGAAGTCCCCGTCGGTTCGATCTCCGTCGTCAAGTATGGCGATGAATTCGCCTTTCTCGGCCTCTACATCGTCCATCCCGATTTCCGCGGCAAAGGCTATGGCAAGGCGATCTGGAATGCCGGCATGGCATCTGCCGAGGGCCGGGCGATCGGTCTCGACGGCGTCGAGGCGCAGCAGCCGAGTTACCGCAAGGCAGGCTTCGAGCCGGCCTACAAGACGATCCGCTTCGGCGGCGTCGCCACCTCCGTTCCGTCCTCGTCGCTCACCGCCCAGGCCGTGACCGACAAGACCGATGGTATCGTGCGCTATGACGCCTCGATCTTCCCGGCGGCGCGGCCGGAATTCGTCAGCGCCTGGTGCACCAGCCGGAAGGGCCGCAGGAGCGCCGTGGTGCGCAAGAGCGGCAAGATCCGCGGTTACGGCACGATCCGCCGCTGTTACGAAGGCTACAAGATCGGCCCGCTGTTTGCCGCCGATGCCGATACGGCTGCCGCGCTGATGGCGCAGCTGATCACCGAGGCCGATGGCGCGCAGGTTTTCATCGACGTGCCCGAAGACAACAAGGACGGCCTGGCGCTGGCCGAAAGCATCGGCCTCGTGCCCGTGCTGGAGACGATGCGCATGTATCGCGGCAAGGCGCCGTCGATCCCGCTTAGGAATGTCTATGGCGTGACGACGCTGGAACTCGGCTAGTCGACCGGCGAGGCGGGCACTGTCGGTGCAGCGTCTTTAGGCCGGCCCTTCTCGGCGATCGCGATGCCGCCGAGCGTCAGGGCAAGCGCCACCATGTGGAAGGTCTGCAGCTCTTCGGCGAGCAGGAGCACCGAGAGCAGTGTGCCGAACACAGGCACCAGATTGATGAACAGCCCGGCGCGATTGGCGCCGATCGTCTCGACGCCCTTGATGTAGAGAATCTGCGCCAGCAGCGAGGCGAAGATCGCCGTGTAAAAGGCGATGACCCAGCCATTCGCATCTGGCACCTGGATACTGCCTTTCGAACCTTCCCAGATCAGCAGCGGCACCGAGGTCAGCGCGGCGGCAAATGCCGGGATCGCCATCAGCGTGCGCCAGTCGACCGACGGCTTCCAGCGCAGGAAGATCGTGTAGACGGAATAGGCGACGACGGCGATCAGCATCAGTGCGTCGCCGCGGTTGAGGCTGAGTTGCAGCAGTGTCGCGAAATCGCCATGGGCAGCCGTCAGCGCCACGCCGATGAGTGTCATGCCGAAGCCTGCGAACTGGGCAGCCGAGACGCTGGTGCGGAAGAAGACGAAGTTCAGCAGGAAGATCAGCATCGGAATGCCGGCCTGCTCGATCGCCACGTTGATCGCCGTCGTGTATTGGACGGCGGAATAGAGCATGGCGTTGAAGGTCGTGTAGCCGATGATGCCGTAGAAGAAGAGCAGCGGCAGGTTCTTGCGCACCAGCGGCCAGTCGCGCTTCAGATAGGGCAGGGAGATCGCGGCGATCAGCAGCGTTGCCAGCGTCCAGCGCAGCAGCGTCAGCATCATCGGGCTCACATGCCCCAGCGCCAGCTTGCCGGCCACCGCATTGCCGCCCCAGCACAGCGTGGCGATAACGAGGCAAATATAGGCCGTGATCTGCACGATGATTCTTTCCGTATGCGGCAAAGGCTGGGGAGGAAGGCGTGGACCGGAACGGCAATAGCCCGCTGCGGGCTGTTTTGTCACGCAAAAAGCCCATTTCACCGCGATAACAGGGTCGCTTTCCAAAAAACAAACCTTTATAGATGCGCGGGTTTGAGCAGGGCGCGGATAATCCGCCGGTAACAGGAAGAGTTGGATGACGAACGTAGTCGTGGTCGGTTCCCAGTGGGGTGACGAAGGCAAGGGCAAGATTGTCGATTGGCTTTCGGAACGTGCGGATGTCATCGTCCGCTATCAGGGCGGCCATAATGCAGGTCATACGCTCGTCATCGACGGCGTCAGCTACAAGCTGGCTCTGCTGCCCTCAGGTCTCGTCCGCGGCAAGCTCAGCGTCATCGGCAACGGCGTCGTCGTCGATCCGCATCACTTCGTCGCCGAAGTCGAGAAGCTGCGCGCCCAGGGCGTCAACGTGAACCCTGACGTGCTGCGTATCGCCGACAACGCGCCGCTGATCCTGTCGCTGCACCGCGACCTCGATGGCTTCCGCGAAGACGCGGCCTCCAACAGCGGCACGAAGATCGGCACCACGCGCCGCGGCATCGGCCCGGCCTACGAAGACAAGGTCGGCCGCCGCGCCATCCGCGCCATCGACCTTGCCGACAAGGAAGCGCTGCCAGCCAAGATCGACCGCCTGCTGACGCATCACAATGCGCTGCGCCGCGGCCTCGGCCTGCCGGAAATCTCGGTGGAATCGCTGGAGAAGGAACTGCACGACGTTGCCGATCAGGTCCTGCCCTATGTCGACCAGGTCTGGCGCATCCTCGACGATCAGCGCAAGGCTGGCGCCCGCATCCTGTTCGAAGGTGCGCAGGGCGCGCTGCTCGACAACGACCACGGCACCTATCCCTATGTGACGTCGTCGAACACCGTTGCCGGTCAGGCTGCTGCAGGCTCCGGCCTCGGCCCGACGGCGATCGGCTACGTTCTCGGCATCACCAAGGCCTACACGACGCGCGTCGGCGAGGGCCCGTTCCCCTGCGAGCTGCATGACGAGATCGGCAAGCACCTGTCGACCGTCGGCCGCGAAGTCGGCGTCAACACCGGCCGTCCGCGCCGCTGCGGCTGGTTCGATTCGGTTCTGGTGCGCCAGACGGTGAAGACCTCCGGCATCACCGGCATCGCGCTCACCAAGCTCGACGTTCTCGACGGTCTCGACGAACTGAAGATCTGCGTCGCCTACAAGCTTGACGGGAAGGAGATCGATTATCTTCCGGCAAGCCAGGCTGCTCAGGCTCGCGTCGAGCCGGTCTACATCACGCTTGAAGGCTGGAAGGAATCCACCGTCGGCGCCCGCAGCTGGGCCGATCTTCCGGCGCAGGCGATCAAATATGTGCGTCAGGTCGAAGAACTGATCGGCGCGCCGGTGGCCCTGTTGTCCACAAGCCCTGAGCGAGATGACACGATACTTGTGACCGATCCCTTTGAGGATTAATGTCGCGGGTCATACCGATTTGGCCCGTGCTCTAAGCCGGGCCTTTTGA encodes the following:
- a CDS encoding adenylosuccinate synthase codes for the protein MTNVVVVGSQWGDEGKGKIVDWLSERADVIVRYQGGHNAGHTLVIDGVSYKLALLPSGLVRGKLSVIGNGVVVDPHHFVAEVEKLRAQGVNVNPDVLRIADNAPLILSLHRDLDGFREDAASNSGTKIGTTRRGIGPAYEDKVGRRAIRAIDLADKEALPAKIDRLLTHHNALRRGLGLPEISVESLEKELHDVADQVLPYVDQVWRILDDQRKAGARILFEGAQGALLDNDHGTYPYVTSSNTVAGQAAAGSGLGPTAIGYVLGITKAYTTRVGEGPFPCELHDEIGKHLSTVGREVGVNTGRPRRCGWFDSVLVRQTVKTSGITGIALTKLDVLDGLDELKICVAYKLDGKEIDYLPASQAAQARVEPVYITLEGWKESTVGARSWADLPAQAIKYVRQVEELIGAPVALLSTSPERDDTILVTDPFED
- a CDS encoding VOC family protein, translating into MLNQIKGLHHVTSMAEDARTNNTFFTDALGLRRVKKTVNFDAPDVYHLYYGDETGSPGTIMTYFPFPKMPKGRPGTGEVGTTVFSIPEGSIGFWSDRLTKLNADGLKTEESFGEKRLNFAGPDGDGFALVEVKDDARQPWTHGGISEDHAIRGFHSVAMRLRDDGATSELLKFMGYDVQDEKDGVKRLIMPGGNGAHLIDLETMPSISRALPGAGSVHHVAFAVENREKQLEVRKALMDTGYQVTPVIDRDYFWAIYFRTPGGVLFEIATNEPGFDRDEDTAHLGEALKLPQQHAHLRNLIEQHLPPLEA
- a CDS encoding GNAT family N-acetyltransferase, which translates into the protein MNSEFAVRPMRPGELELVLEWARQEGWNPGLDDSLAFHDADPSGFFVGAVGEVPVGSISVVKYGDEFAFLGLYIVHPDFRGKGYGKAIWNAGMASAEGRAIGLDGVEAQQPSYRKAGFEPAYKTIRFGGVATSVPSSSLTAQAVTDKTDGIVRYDASIFPAARPEFVSAWCTSRKGRRSAVVRKSGKIRGYGTIRRCYEGYKIGPLFAADADTAAALMAQLITEADGAQVFIDVPEDNKDGLALAESIGLVPVLETMRMYRGKAPSIPLRNVYGVTTLELG
- the ung gene encoding uracil-DNA glycosylase, with amino-acid sequence MTEQTIALEDSWKTALASEFSSPYMQQLKAFLQAQKQAGKHIFPKGSEYFRALDLTPLADVKVVILGQDPYHGLGQAHGLCFSVRPGMRIPPSLVNIYKEMVSDLGIERARHGFLEHWAKQGVLLLNSVLTVEESQAASHQGKGWEQFTDAVIRRVNGECQNVVFILWGSYAQRKAAFVDTSRHLVLKAPHPSPLSAHNGFFGSKPFSKTNAYLQSHGRTPIDWALPPNPQDG
- a CDS encoding DMT family transporter, whose protein sequence is MQITAYICLVIATLCWGGNAVAGKLALGHVSPMMLTLLRWTLATLLIAAISLPYLKRDWPLVRKNLPLLFFYGIIGYTTFNAMLYSAVQYTTAINVAIEQAGIPMLIFLLNFVFFRTSVSAAQFAGFGMTLIGVALTAAHGDFATLLQLSLNRGDALMLIAVVAYSVYTIFLRWKPSVDWRTLMAIPAFAAALTSVPLLIWEGSKGSIQVPDANGWVIAFYTAIFASLLAQILYIKGVETIGANRAGLFINLVPVFGTLLSVLLLAEELQTFHMVALALTLGGIAIAEKGRPKDAAPTVPASPVD
- a CDS encoding alpha/beta hydrolase; the protein is MADKSYVHRLHAGAPGKPILFVLHGTGGDENQFFEFGRRLLPEATIVSPRGDISEHGAARFFKRTGEGVYDMEDLARATEKMAAYVKDLTVDHGASQILGLGFSNGANILANVLIEKGLIDASVLMHPLIPFQPKPNPELAGRRVLITAGQRDPICPVPLTEALAAYFETEKAKVTTEWHAGGHDIRPNEIDAIRTFFEPYF
- a CDS encoding DUF6030 family protein — translated: MATDTTGQGMKTPPARRRRGLVLWLMLALSLSLIGGTVLLSNDMRHLRGLAERLGYSFEKPKPVAALPRTSPPPPRPRPPVKPVLASIEHDPRLMEAPVDELAAAFFRTWWTTGPAICEALRKAGIETTPWRAAAMSGDTFECTFQQIYKQDAEKPLSSVFVIIRGDRTGAIANMRAKLVGPETDTAGKLDPAAMRIFETLLAQPHWQDFSAMLAAIRDLKDAKEESFGASISFARETTSDNSFNFIIAMKAAPGPQVRTRAYFSAARWLEMPEQPPSEKRPPYFR